A single Nomascus leucogenys isolate Asia chromosome 14, Asia_NLE_v1, whole genome shotgun sequence DNA region contains:
- the DUS1L gene encoding tRNA-dihydrouridine(16/17) synthase [NAD(P)(+)]-like isoform X1 yields MPKLQGFEFWSRTLRGARHVVAPMVDQSELAWRLLSRRHGAQLCYTPMLHAQVFVRDANYRKENLYCEVCPEDRPLIVQFCANDPEVFVQAALLAQDYCDAIDLNLGCPQMIAKRGHYGAFLQDEWDLLQRMILLAHEKLSVPVTCKIRVFPEIDKTVRYAQMLEKAGCQLLTVHGRTKEQKGPLSGAASWEHIKAVRKAVAIPVFANGNIQCLQDVERCLQDTGVQGVMSAEGNLHNPALFEGRSPAVWELAEEYLDIVREHPCPLSYVRAHLFKLWHHTLQVHQELREELAKVKTLEGIAAVSQELKLRCQEEISRQEGAKPTGDLPFHWICQPYIRPGPREGSKEKAGARSKRALEEEECGTEVLSKNKQKKQLRNPHKTFDPSLKPKYAKCDQCGNPKGNRCVFSLCRGCCKKRASKETADCPGHGLLFKTKLEKSLAWKEAQPELQEPQPAAPGTPGGFSEVMSSALA; encoded by the exons ATGCCAAAGCTGCAGGGCTTCGAGTTCTGGAGCCGCACTCTGCGAGGGGCCCGCCACGTGGTGGCCCCCATGGTGGACCAGAGCGAGCTGGCCTGGAGGTTGCTGAGCCGGCGCCATGGGGCACAGCTCTGCTACACGCCCATGTTGCATGCCCAGGTCTTTGTCCGCGACGCCAACTACCGGAAGGAGAACCTGTACTGCGAGGTGTGCCCCGAGGACCGGCCCCTCATCGTGCAG TTCTGTGCCAATGACCCGGAGGTGTTTGTTCAGGCGGCTCTCCTGGCTCAGGATTACTGTGATGCCATTGACCTGAACTTGGGCTGCCCACAGATGATAGCCAAGAGAG GTCACTATGGCGCCTTCCTGCAGGACGAGTGGGACCTGCTCCAAAGAATGA TTTTGCTGGCCCACGAGAAACTCTCTGTTCCTGTCACGTGCAAAATCCGTGTCTTCCCAGAGATTGACAAGACCGTGAGGTACGCCCAGATGCTGGAGAAGGCTGGCTGCCAG TTGCTGACGGTGCATGGACGCACCAAGGAGCAGAAGGGGCCCCTGTCGGGTGCGGCATCCTGGGAGCACATCAAGGCCGTGCG GAAGGCTGTGGCCATCCCTGTGTTTGCTAACGGGAACATCCAGTGCCTGCAGGACGTGGAGCGCTGCCTCCAGGACACGGGTGTACAGGGCGTCATGAGCGCAG AGGGCAACCTACACAACCCCGCCCTGTTCGAGGGCCGGAGCCCTGCCGTGTGGGAGCTGGCCGAGGAGTATCTGGACATCGTGCGGGAGCACCCCTGCCCGCTGTCCTACGTCCGGGCCCACCTCTTCAAGCTGTGGCACCACAC GCTGCAGGTGCACCAGGAGCTGCGAGAGGAGCTGGCCAAGGTGAAGACCCTGGAGGGCATCGCTGCCGTGAGCCAGGAGCTGAAGCTGCGGTGTCAG GAAGAGATCTCCAGGCAGGAGGGAGCGAAGCCCACCGGCGACTTGCCCTTCCACTGGATCTGCCAGCCCTACATCCGGCCAGG gcccagggaggggaGCAAGGAGAAGGCGGGTGCTCGCAGCAAGCgggccctggaggaggaggaatgtGGCACGGAGGTCCTGTCCAAGAACAAGCAAAAGAAGCAGCTGAGGAACCCCCACAAGACCTTCGACCCCTCTCTGAAGC CAAAATATGCCAAGTGTGACCAGTGTGGAAACCCAAAG GGCAACAGATGTGTGTTCAGCCTGTGCCGCGGCTGCTGCAAGAAGCGAGCCTCCAAAGAGACTGCAGACTGCCCAG GTCACGGATtgctttttaaaaccaaattgGAGAAGTCTCTGGCCTGGAAAGAGGCCCAGCCTGAGTTGCAGGAGCCTCAGCCGGCAGCGCCCGGAACACCAGGTGGCTTCTCCGAAGTCATGAGCAGTGCCCTGGCCTGA
- the DUS1L gene encoding tRNA-dihydrouridine(16/17) synthase [NAD(P)(+)]-like isoform X2 — protein MPKLQGFEFWSRTLRGARHVVAPMVDQSELAWRLLSRRHGAQLCYTPMLHAQVFVRDANYRKENLYCEVCPEDRPLIVQFCANDPEVFVQAALLAQDYCDAIDLNLGCPQMIAKRGHYGAFLQDEWDLLQRMILLAHEKLSVPVTCKIRVFPEIDKTVRYAQMLEKAGCQLLTVHGRTKEQKGPLSGAASWEHIKAVRKAVAIPVFANGNIQCLQDVERCLQDTGVQGVMSAEGNLHNPALFEGRSPAVWELAEEYLDIVREHPCPLSYVRAHLFKLWHHTLQVHQELREELAKVKTLEGIAAVSQELKLRCQEEISRQEGAKPTGDLPFHWICQPYIRPGPREGSKEKAGARSKRALEEEECGTEVLSKNKQKKQLRNPHKTFDPSLKPKYAKCDQCGNPKMCVQPVPRLLQEASLQRDCRLPRSRIAF, from the exons ATGCCAAAGCTGCAGGGCTTCGAGTTCTGGAGCCGCACTCTGCGAGGGGCCCGCCACGTGGTGGCCCCCATGGTGGACCAGAGCGAGCTGGCCTGGAGGTTGCTGAGCCGGCGCCATGGGGCACAGCTCTGCTACACGCCCATGTTGCATGCCCAGGTCTTTGTCCGCGACGCCAACTACCGGAAGGAGAACCTGTACTGCGAGGTGTGCCCCGAGGACCGGCCCCTCATCGTGCAG TTCTGTGCCAATGACCCGGAGGTGTTTGTTCAGGCGGCTCTCCTGGCTCAGGATTACTGTGATGCCATTGACCTGAACTTGGGCTGCCCACAGATGATAGCCAAGAGAG GTCACTATGGCGCCTTCCTGCAGGACGAGTGGGACCTGCTCCAAAGAATGA TTTTGCTGGCCCACGAGAAACTCTCTGTTCCTGTCACGTGCAAAATCCGTGTCTTCCCAGAGATTGACAAGACCGTGAGGTACGCCCAGATGCTGGAGAAGGCTGGCTGCCAG TTGCTGACGGTGCATGGACGCACCAAGGAGCAGAAGGGGCCCCTGTCGGGTGCGGCATCCTGGGAGCACATCAAGGCCGTGCG GAAGGCTGTGGCCATCCCTGTGTTTGCTAACGGGAACATCCAGTGCCTGCAGGACGTGGAGCGCTGCCTCCAGGACACGGGTGTACAGGGCGTCATGAGCGCAG AGGGCAACCTACACAACCCCGCCCTGTTCGAGGGCCGGAGCCCTGCCGTGTGGGAGCTGGCCGAGGAGTATCTGGACATCGTGCGGGAGCACCCCTGCCCGCTGTCCTACGTCCGGGCCCACCTCTTCAAGCTGTGGCACCACAC GCTGCAGGTGCACCAGGAGCTGCGAGAGGAGCTGGCCAAGGTGAAGACCCTGGAGGGCATCGCTGCCGTGAGCCAGGAGCTGAAGCTGCGGTGTCAG GAAGAGATCTCCAGGCAGGAGGGAGCGAAGCCCACCGGCGACTTGCCCTTCCACTGGATCTGCCAGCCCTACATCCGGCCAGG gcccagggaggggaGCAAGGAGAAGGCGGGTGCTCGCAGCAAGCgggccctggaggaggaggaatgtGGCACGGAGGTCCTGTCCAAGAACAAGCAAAAGAAGCAGCTGAGGAACCCCCACAAGACCTTCGACCCCTCTCTGAAGC CAAAATATGCCAAGTGTGACCAGTGTGGAAACCCAAAG ATGTGTGTTCAGCCTGTGCCGCGGCTGCTGCAAGAAGCGAGCCTCCAAAGAGACTGCAGACTGCCCAG GTCACGGATtgctttttaa